A window of the ANME-2 cluster archaeon genome harbors these coding sequences:
- a CDS encoding AAA family ATPase, translating into MRRIEFYDREKETKEIMDILNAEPSLITFVYGPINSGKTTMISHLVKELPDDYAPFYVNLRGRFITDYEDFLNILFEIDERGGVDNVSEYAKSIIKDLGAVSGIPIPINLFERIFEKKDKSKDMFKYIEQFFTEISKNRIPVLIIDELQVIGDIKINELLMYKLFNFFIRLTKELHLCHIFAVSSDSLFIEQVYSEAMLSGRCRYLLVDDFDKDTTMGFLENYEFSEKEKELAWNYCGGKPVYLVELTRVEDVEKMVAKMLKVRMSQISELLNSLLAYGEEIEFRGELHEVVYDNLVEELSKLKENVNHAYGHITPEISYLVRNNIIFVDPSENMMRAQSRLDLLAVREVIADT; encoded by the coding sequence ATGAGACGAATTGAATTTTACGATAGGGAAAAGGAGACGAAAGAGATCATGGATATTCTGAATGCAGAGCCATCCCTGATAACGTTTGTCTACGGTCCGATCAACAGCGGAAAGACCACAATGATTAGCCATCTGGTTAAAGAACTGCCAGATGATTATGCCCCTTTCTACGTCAATCTGCGTGGGAGGTTCATTACTGACTATGAAGACTTCTTAAACATCCTATTCGAGATCGACGAGAGGGGCGGGGTTGATAACGTTTCCGAGTATGCGAAATCGATAATAAAGGATCTGGGAGCAGTCAGTGGAATTCCGATACCAATAAATCTGTTTGAGCGGATATTTGAAAAGAAAGATAAAAGCAAAGATATGTTCAAATACATCGAGCAGTTCTTTACAGAGATATCAAAAAACCGCATTCCGGTGTTGATCATCGATGAGCTGCAGGTGATTGGAGACATAAAGATCAATGAATTATTGATGTATAAATTATTTAATTTTTTTATCAGACTGACAAAGGAATTACATCTGTGCCACATTTTTGCTGTTTCATCGGATTCACTCTTCATCGAGCAGGTTTATAGTGAGGCGATGCTCTCCGGGCGGTGCAGATATCTGCTGGTGGACGATTTTGATAAAGATACGACAATGGGTTTTTTGGAGAACTATGAATTTAGCGAGAAAGAGAAGGAACTTGCATGGAATTATTGCGGGGGTAAGCCAGTTTACCTTGTAGAACTAACAAGGGTAGAAGATGTGGAGAAAATGGTTGCGAAGATGCTAAAGGTCAGAATGAGCCAGATAAGCGAATTATTAAATTCTCTTCTGGCTTACGGAGAGGAGATCGAGTTTCGAGGAGAACTTCACGAAGTTGTCTATGATAACTTAGTAGAGGAGTTATCAAAGTTAAAAGAGAACGTGAACCATGCGTATGGGCATATTACGCCAGAGATAAGCTATCTTGTAAGAAATAACATTATTTTCGTAGACCCATCAGAGAATATGATGAGGGCCCAGTCGAGACTGGATTTGCTTGCGGTGCGAGAGGTGATTGCGGATACGTAG
- a CDS encoding PQQ-binding-like beta-propeller repeat protein, with protein MGVRKCINCGKNIIRLEIKPTSWGIMNMSLSKKSLFFLILIICQVQGVVATEPIDYFDWNYELDQIAWDVAMSADGSYIAVGSGDSYGEQMGNVILLNNNGEKLWNYKMEYAVWDVAISDDGSYVAAGVGWDNNNVYLFNLDGEKLWNYNISDKVNGIAMSSDGAYVAVGSGDWRNHPNGTIYLFNLNGEILWTYDTVHEVDDIAISADGSSIAAVMDSDIYLFNGDGKKLWNYDLYAINDDRSVQKISISADGSYVAAGGTNGNIYLLDHNGAELWNYNAKKDFWGNIKHEDIWGVSISTDGSFVAAGGNGGLVHFFNRNGKKLWTYNTPFFVHSVSTSPDGSFLAVGGNGVHLLNVNSIPATSDINDTNWLFIGVGAMIVLGGIVAVGKRRRMAPEVIQTSSQKSHKPAKRSALEPNFIPTKNYSPLEKAKSAIQDVEIDLQDAMNRGVNIQQSIQQLLQDARKEVDAGHFATAKEYAHKCSENINIAVKDYEQQKAEQARKQRELEQLRTDTAEKIKIAKNSLEKAKKLGVTVQSGEELNTKAQSAFDANDYNSAISYANKSRGTTEQLIDESKPSISIELPPKMEYKAWKHRDLIVTNKGTAHAVAITITFLTALEVRDFKIIKRLEAGKQKTINVNIKPTEKGEVPVDYVVEFKDILDRVYKTEDTAIIQISTDIETAGESVTSPSEKVMTDSNKFVVLRKDDFFNGFIRLKISVQNKMQLTATDVSLDIEHDENVLRFDHHEPNTYAMKKEKIQLGNIASNGDKTIVLYFEGLICSKGGVINCRIDYKDAYGKPDLVRMEPVKIPIVCPLFKTEQDINIGRLKELVASLPAQSSKEFLLPSGVSINKALTLCREVIQMHDVRHVRTFKTTDDKTYETWYYGKTKVKMIDLVIKASVSKETERIEIFVAAPDQEDIIGLFAELGRNFSKRGEALGKLAPVFNVSIKDSQIMRSNLLGACDINGICDGNVVIEDSWVRRSSIANNANNVSIHIKDSNVERSTIGAGTKKCPNCGIEVEDEQKFCLECGAKL; from the coding sequence ATGGGTGTCCGCAAGTGTATAAACTGTGGGAAGAACATAATAAGACTTGAAATTAAACCAACTTCATGGGGTATTATGAATATGTCATTAAGTAAAAAATCACTATTTTTTTTAATTCTTATTATTTGTCAAGTCCAAGGTGTAGTAGCTACAGAGCCAATAGATTACTTCGATTGGAATTATGAACTTGATCAGATTGCTTGGGATGTCGCCATGTCTGCTGACGGTTCCTATATTGCGGTTGGTAGTGGTGATAGCTATGGTGAACAGATGGGTAATGTTATCCTCCTCAATAATAATGGTGAAAAATTATGGAACTATAAAATGGAATATGCTGTTTGGGATGTCGCTATATCCGACGATGGTTCTTATGTGGCAGCGGGAGTTGGTTGGGATAATAACAATGTTTATCTGTTTAATCTTGATGGTGAGAAACTATGGAACTATAATATATCTGATAAAGTTAATGGCATCGCAATGTCCTCAGATGGAGCCTATGTGGCAGTCGGTAGTGGTGACTGGCGAAACCATCCAAATGGGACCATCTACCTTTTCAATCTCAATGGTGAAATACTTTGGACTTATGATACAGTTCATGAAGTAGACGACATCGCTATATCTGCAGATGGTTCTTCTATCGCCGCTGTAATGGATTCTGATATATATCTCTTTAATGGCGATGGTAAAAAACTCTGGAACTATGATTTATATGCTATAAATGATGACAGAAGTGTCCAAAAAATTTCCATATCTGCTGATGGTTCCTATGTGGCAGCAGGAGGTACGAATGGAAATATCTACCTATTAGACCATAATGGCGCTGAACTCTGGAATTATAATGCGAAGAAAGATTTCTGGGGAAATATAAAGCATGAGGATATCTGGGGAGTTTCTATCTCAACAGATGGCTCCTTTGTGGCAGCAGGAGGCAATGGCGGCTTAGTCCACTTCTTTAACCGAAATGGCAAAAAACTATGGACTTATAACACACCTTTTTTTGTCCATAGTGTTTCAACCTCTCCTGACGGATCTTTTCTTGCAGTTGGGGGCAATGGTGTCCATCTGTTAAACGTTAATTCCATACCAGCCACAAGTGATATAAATGATACAAACTGGTTATTTATTGGGGTAGGCGCTATGATTGTATTAGGTGGCATTGTCGCTGTTGGAAAAAGAAGGAGAATGGCGCCGGAAGTGATACAAACTTCATCCCAAAAGTCACATAAGCCAGCAAAACGTTCAGCATTAGAACCTAATTTTATACCTACTAAAAACTATTCACCGCTAGAAAAAGCAAAGTCAGCCATTCAAGATGTAGAAATTGATTTACAGGATGCGATGAACAGAGGCGTGAATATTCAACAGAGTATTCAACAATTGTTGCAGGACGCACGAAAAGAAGTTGATGCAGGACATTTTGCAACTGCTAAAGAGTATGCACACAAATGCAGTGAAAATATAAATATTGCAGTGAAGGATTATGAACAACAAAAAGCAGAACAGGCACGCAAGCAGAGAGAGTTAGAGCAGTTGCGAACTGATACAGCAGAAAAAATAAAAATTGCGAAAAATTCACTGGAAAAAGCCAAAAAGCTTGGCGTCACAGTGCAGAGTGGTGAAGAACTAAACACCAAAGCACAGTCTGCTTTTGATGCAAATGATTACAACAGTGCGATAAGTTACGCTAATAAGAGTAGGGGCACAACTGAACAATTAATTGACGAAAGCAAGCCTTCAATTAGCATAGAACTGCCACCAAAGATGGAGTACAAAGCCTGGAAACATCGGGATTTAATAGTAACAAACAAGGGAACTGCTCATGCCGTAGCCATAACGATTACTTTCTTAACAGCTCTTGAGGTGCGAGACTTTAAAATTATCAAAAGACTTGAGGCTGGTAAGCAAAAAACTATAAATGTTAACATAAAACCAACTGAAAAAGGAGAAGTTCCAGTCGACTACGTTGTAGAATTTAAAGATATTTTGGATAGAGTCTACAAGACTGAGGATACAGCAATAATCCAGATAAGTACAGACATAGAGACGGCAGGGGAAAGTGTTACGAGTCCAAGTGAAAAGGTTATGACTGATTCCAATAAGTTTGTGGTTCTCCGAAAAGATGATTTCTTCAATGGGTTTATCCGTCTTAAAATATCAGTACAAAACAAAATGCAGCTTACAGCCACAGATGTCTCCCTTGATATCGAGCATGATGAGAACGTCTTGAGATTCGATCATCACGAACCAAATACTTATGCTATGAAAAAGGAAAAGATTCAGCTTGGAAATATAGCATCAAATGGCGATAAAACAATCGTATTGTATTTTGAGGGCTTAATCTGCTCGAAGGGTGGGGTAATTAATTGCAGGATTGACTACAAAGATGCTTATGGTAAACCTGATTTGGTTAGAATGGAACCTGTAAAAATTCCAATCGTATGCCCATTGTTCAAAACCGAGCAGGACATAAATATTGGCAGGCTGAAGGAACTTGTTGCCTCGCTTCCTGCCCAGAGCAGTAAGGAATTTTTACTGCCCAGTGGAGTTAGTATAAATAAGGCACTGACACTGTGCCGCGAGGTCATCCAAATGCATGATGTGCGCCATGTGAGGACTTTTAAGACTACTGATGACAAGACCTATGAGACATGGTACTACGGAAAGACAAAGGTTAAGATGATCGATCTTGTAATCAAGGCAAGTGTAAGCAAAGAGACTGAAAGAATTGAAATCTTTGTGGCAGCTCCGGATCAGGAAGATATAATAGGTTTGTTTGCTGAGCTTGGACGAAATTTTTCAAAAAGAGGAGAAGCTCTTGGAAAACTCGCACCTGTATTCAATGTCTCCATCAAAGATTCCCAAATAATGCGGAGCAACCTTTTAGGCGCCTGCGATATTAATGGAATATGCGATGGAAATGTGGTAATAGAGGATAGCTGGGTGCGTAGGAGTAGTATTGCAAATAATGCCAACAATGTAAGCATCCACATTAAGGATTCTAATGTCGAGCGGTCAACTATTGGCGCAGGTACGAAGAAGTGCCCAAACTGCGGCATAGAGGTTGAGGATGAACAGAAGTTCTGTCTTGAGTGCGGGGCAAAATTGTGA
- a CDS encoding AAA family ATPase, with translation MPTSSSLSAEARGLAKAAKTAEQAGNIEKARSLYLKAADKFNQASSLNPEKLDKNTQHGLAKHFYEHGRSLGKQPASIGGSSGSLDEPILSKDELIVSEKPDIGFSDIGGLDSVKEDMKKAIIYPFTHKKLYDYYNQKPGGGVLLYGPPGCGKTMIAKAAASECDADFINVETSTIMSKWVGESEKSIKQVFSIARECNRAIIFFDEFDAVAGRRGELEDYAKRIVNELLQQMDGMDKNDNILVLAATNEPWAIDPALRRPGRFKKLIFIPPPDLEARKAIFNIYLQKLPLENNVDAGTLSNKTDMYSGADIKAICDDAAEIPLQEALEGKEARKIALNDFSTVLSSRRSSIIPWQRLAVEQVRKSGEENIFKEIIELEK, from the coding sequence ATGCCCACATCATCATCCCTCTCTGCCGAAGCCCGTGGCCTTGCAAAAGCAGCAAAAACAGCAGAGCAGGCTGGAAATATCGAAAAAGCACGTTCACTATACCTCAAGGCAGCAGACAAGTTCAACCAGGCCTCCTCCCTTAACCCTGAGAAGCTGGATAAGAACACCCAACACGGTCTGGCAAAACATTTCTATGAACACGGCCGCTCGCTGGGCAAACAACCAGCTTCAATTGGAGGCAGTTCCGGGTCACTGGACGAACCCATTCTCTCAAAAGATGAACTGATAGTAAGTGAAAAACCCGACATCGGATTTAGTGACATAGGCGGCCTTGATAGCGTAAAAGAAGATATGAAAAAAGCCATCATCTATCCCTTCACGCATAAAAAACTCTACGATTACTATAATCAAAAACCAGGTGGGGGCGTACTTCTCTACGGACCGCCCGGGTGTGGCAAGACCATGATCGCAAAAGCAGCAGCATCCGAGTGTGATGCTGATTTCATCAATGTTGAGACCAGTACCATAATGAGCAAATGGGTCGGTGAATCCGAAAAAAGCATTAAACAGGTATTCTCGATTGCCAGGGAATGCAACCGTGCGATCATATTTTTCGATGAGTTCGATGCAGTGGCTGGAAGACGCGGGGAGTTAGAGGATTATGCCAAGCGCATAGTCAATGAACTGCTCCAGCAGATGGACGGCATGGACAAAAATGATAACATCCTTGTGCTTGCAGCAACCAACGAACCGTGGGCTATCGATCCTGCACTACGCCGTCCCGGCAGGTTTAAAAAACTGATATTCATACCACCACCCGACCTTGAAGCAAGAAAAGCGATATTCAATATTTATCTTCAAAAACTTCCACTCGAAAACAATGTAGACGCTGGAACTCTGTCAAATAAGACAGATATGTATTCAGGAGCAGATATAAAGGCCATTTGTGACGATGCGGCAGAGATACCATTACAGGAAGCATTGGAAGGGAAAGAAGCTAGGAAGATAGCTCTAAATGATTTTAGTACTGTACTCTCAAGTAGAAGGTCTTCCATCATACCATGGCAGAGGCTGGCAGTGGAGCAGGTAAGGAAAAGCGGTGAGGAAAATATTTTCAAAGAGATTATCGAACTTGAAAAATAA
- a CDS encoding pyruvate ferredoxin oxidoreductase: MSRLAPGHRGCAGCCDAMAANFVLEAVGYDAIVVNPTGCLEVMTTPYPESAWEVPWIHSLFENTASVASGIEAALRALGRKGDTKVIAMGGDGATVDIGILGISGAFERGDDITYVCIDNEAYMNTGVQRSGATPFNASTSTSPPGSQSFGNSRPKKNMPAIILAHGSPYVATTSISYPKDMMRKVKKAVDIEGATYIHAHAPCATGWRFDTSKTVEIGKLAVETALWPLYEVEDGEITSVRKVKKPKPVEEYLKAQGRFKHLFTMEGGKEEISKIQDIANWNIEHYGLL, encoded by the coding sequence ATGAGCAGACTGGCACCTGGACATAGGGGATGCGCGGGCTGTTGCGATGCAATGGCAGCAAATTTCGTACTGGAAGCGGTAGGATACGATGCCATAGTTGTAAATCCCACCGGCTGTCTGGAAGTGATGACCACACCGTACCCTGAATCAGCCTGGGAAGTGCCCTGGATACATTCATTGTTCGAGAACACCGCATCTGTAGCTTCGGGTATTGAGGCGGCCTTGCGGGCACTTGGACGTAAAGGTGATACAAAAGTCATAGCCATGGGTGGCGACGGCGCTACAGTGGATATAGGAATACTTGGAATATCAGGGGCTTTCGAGCGCGGTGACGATATCACCTATGTGTGTATCGATAACGAGGCATACATGAACACAGGTGTACAGCGCAGTGGAGCCACTCCATTTAATGCTTCAACTTCAACCAGCCCGCCTGGCAGCCAGAGTTTTGGCAACTCCAGGCCCAAGAAGAACATGCCTGCCATTATACTTGCCCACGGTTCGCCTTATGTGGCCACCACGTCTATCTCCTATCCAAAGGATATGATGCGCAAGGTCAAAAAGGCAGTGGACATTGAGGGGGCTACTTATATCCATGCCCATGCTCCTTGTGCAACGGGCTGGAGGTTTGATACCTCTAAGACTGTGGAGATCGGTAAACTGGCAGTCGAGACTGCACTGTGGCCTTTGTACGAGGTAGAAGATGGTGAGATAACTTCAGTCAGGAAGGTAAAAAAGCCAAAGCCTGTGGAAGAATACCTCAAAGCACAGGGTAGGTTCAAGCACTTGTTCACAATGGAAGGCGGAAAAGAGGAGATATCCAAGATACAGGATATTGCCAACTGGAACATTGAACATTACGGCCTGTTGTAA
- the porA gene encoding pyruvate ferredoxin oxidoreductase, which yields MSGKMTVVEGSYAIAHSVKVCRPNVISAYPITPQTHIVEDLSQFMADGKIPNCEYINVESEFSALSALVGASATGARTYSSTSSQGLELMHEVLFNASGMRLPIVMTVVNRAVSAPISIWNDHQDSISQRDTGWIQLYAENIQEMSDMTAQSFKIAEDKDVMLPAMVCMDGFILSHVFEPVILLEQDLTDEFLPTYDPEHVLDTRNPLSFGTFADPSAYTEFRYLQQKGMDVALGKIEKAAEDFKTIFGRYYGGLIEPYMAEDAEILLMAMGSVVGTIKDVIDKARSQGIKVGLIKVRTFRPFPVEVIPSAISDAAIVVTLDKNISVGLNEGALFTEVKSCLYNTDINVPVMGFMLGHGGRDIPMSTIQMIIDKAAQAIKSGIKVESEYADLRGELL from the coding sequence ATGTCTGGTAAAATGACAGTGGTAGAAGGTTCTTATGCAATAGCCCATTCTGTAAAGGTTTGCAGGCCCAATGTAATATCGGCATATCCCATCACACCACAGACCCATATCGTAGAAGACCTGTCTCAGTTCATGGCCGATGGTAAAATACCCAATTGTGAATATATAAATGTAGAGAGCGAGTTCTCTGCGCTTTCCGCACTGGTAGGTGCCAGTGCTACGGGCGCCAGGACATATTCGTCCACATCTTCCCAGGGACTGGAACTGATGCACGAAGTGCTGTTCAATGCTTCAGGTATGCGACTGCCGATTGTTATGACAGTAGTAAACCGGGCCGTGAGTGCACCCATCAGTATATGGAATGATCACCAGGACAGCATATCCCAGCGTGATACGGGCTGGATACAGTTATATGCGGAAAATATCCAGGAAATGAGCGATATGACAGCCCAGTCCTTCAAAATAGCAGAGGACAAAGATGTCATGCTGCCAGCCATGGTCTGCATGGACGGTTTCATCCTTTCACATGTATTTGAACCTGTGATATTACTTGAGCAGGACCTGACTGATGAGTTCCTGCCTACCTATGACCCGGAGCATGTGCTTGACACCCGTAACCCATTGTCATTTGGCACTTTTGCTGATCCGTCCGCCTATACGGAATTCAGGTACCTGCAACAAAAAGGAATGGATGTAGCCCTTGGTAAGATAGAGAAGGCTGCCGAGGATTTCAAGACGATATTCGGCCGTTACTACGGCGGACTCATTGAACCATATATGGCAGAGGATGCCGAGATCCTGTTAATGGCAATGGGCTCGGTGGTGGGCACTATTAAGGATGTAATTGATAAAGCCCGCAGCCAGGGTATCAAGGTGGGCCTGATCAAGGTCAGGACATTTAGGCCTTTCCCGGTGGAAGTCATACCTAGTGCGATCTCAGATGCTGCCATAGTCGTGACCCTGGATAAGAACATTTCAGTTGGCCTGAACGAAGGTGCCTTGTTTACCGAGGTTAAATCCTGCTTATATAATACAGATATCAATGTACCTGTGATGGGTTTCATGCTGGGACACGGCGGGCGGGATATTCCGATGAGCACCATTCAAATGATCATTGATAAGGCCGCACAGGCTATAAAATCCGGTATTAAGGTTGAAAGTGAATATGCTGATCTGCGAGGTGAACTCTTATGA
- a CDS encoding 4Fe-4S binding protein, with amino-acid sequence MKVTIGGAVKPGTTRVNKTGGWRNFRPLYNKDKCVKCGLCSLLCPDSSIQEQEDKYVIFDYDYCKGCGICANECPKDAIEMVLEEK; translated from the coding sequence ATGAAGGTCACGATCGGTGGAGCTGTAAAGCCCGGTACTACCAGGGTCAATAAGACCGGTGGCTGGAGGAATTTCAGGCCCCTGTACAATAAGGATAAGTGTGTCAAATGCGGGCTGTGTTCATTGTTATGCCCGGACAGCAGTATCCAAGAGCAGGAAGACAAGTACGTTATCTTTGATTATGATTACTGTAAAGGCTGCGGCATCTGTGCCAATGAATGTCCCAAGGATGCCATAGAAATGGTGCTGGAGGAGAAATAA
- a CDS encoding pyruvate ferredoxin oxidoreductase subunit gamma — MKEIRIHGRGGQGSVTAAELLAVAAFEDGKYSQAFPAFGVERRGAPIMAFTRISEQPIRLRSQIYEPDYVIVQDATLIETVDVASGAKPDGKILINTEFSPDTFDLDTEAEVITIDATRIALDIIGRPIVNTILLGAFAGATGEIKVKSIQNAVAERFPGKVGEKNSQAVLEAYLRMEARQ; from the coding sequence TTGAAGGAAATACGTATCCATGGCCGTGGAGGACAGGGTTCAGTTACTGCCGCCGAACTGCTGGCAGTTGCAGCATTTGAAGATGGAAAATATTCCCAGGCATTCCCTGCCTTCGGAGTGGAGCGGAGGGGCGCTCCGATAATGGCTTTTACAAGAATCAGCGAACAACCCATCAGGCTTCGCAGCCAGATATACGAACCTGATTATGTGATCGTACAGGATGCCACACTCATCGAGACAGTGGACGTGGCATCGGGTGCTAAGCCTGACGGTAAGATATTGATAAACACTGAGTTTTCACCTGATACCTTTGACCTTGACACAGAAGCAGAGGTCATAACAATAGATGCAACCAGGATTGCCCTTGACATTATTGGCCGTCCCATTGTTAATACCATTCTGCTGGGTGCTTTTGCTGGCGCCACAGGCGAAATCAAAGTTAAAAGCATCCAGAATGCTGTAGCTGAACGCTTCCCCGGTAAAGTGGGCGAAAAGAATTCCCAGGCCGTGCTTGAAGCTTATCTCCGCATGGAGGCGAGACAATGA
- a CDS encoding PHP domain-containing protein: MRLDLHIHSCYSKDCASPVAAILKQAIRAGLNGIAICDHDTVEGSLEARRLVDEMGLDLVVIPGIEVTTNRGHLLVLGADKAFPINSDPNDIIKMARERDCLIVAPHPYKGYPKSLGDVSDLDVDAIEVLNSRFILGKFNKRAVKMAEALGLPMLGNSDAHFVEMVGRAYTEIDANPSVEAVFKAIMDKKTVVHGTRTPLGVQFYQACLGVKRRMLNLIYE; encoded by the coding sequence ATGCGACTTGACCTACACATCCATTCATGTTATTCCAAGGATTGCGCCTCACCGGTAGCAGCAATCCTAAAACAGGCTATTAGGGCAGGACTTAACGGAATTGCTATTTGTGATCATGACACAGTGGAAGGATCGCTTGAAGCCAGGCGTCTGGTAGATGAGATGGGGCTTGACCTGGTGGTAATTCCCGGGATTGAAGTAACAACTAACCGTGGTCATCTGTTGGTATTGGGTGCAGATAAAGCGTTCCCAATAAATTCTGACCCAAACGACATTATTAAAATGGCCAGGGAGCGTGATTGTCTTATCGTGGCACCCCATCCCTACAAGGGCTACCCAAAAAGTTTAGGCGATGTATCTGACCTGGACGTGGATGCAATCGAGGTCCTGAACTCCAGGTTCATCCTTGGTAAATTCAATAAAAGGGCAGTGAAAATGGCAGAAGCCCTGGGTCTGCCTATGCTGGGCAACAGTGATGCTCATTTTGTAGAGATGGTGGGCAGGGCTTACACTGAAATTGACGCTAATCCGTCGGTTGAGGCCGTATTTAAAGCAATAATGGACAAAAAAACTGTGGTACATGGTACCAGGACTCCACTTGGAGTTCAGTTCTACCAAGCATGCCTGGGAGTTAAAAGAAGGATGCTGAACCTTATATATGAATGA
- a CDS encoding MogA/MoaB family molybdenum cofactor biosynthesis protein has protein sequence MPWDDTPAIHKKNAPASVKFAIITVSTSRYETYGSVSRPQLADDISGTVMIDLISGSGFDVKTYSLLPDDETLIAWHVRELTGTDIDADMGVDVDAIVISGGTGLAPEDVTLEAVEPLFDKTIPGFGELFRLKSLEDVGTAAMLSRASAGIVGRCVVFCLPGSPAAVELALKELIIPEAPHIIKHI, from the coding sequence ATGCCCTGGGACGATACGCCTGCAATACACAAGAAGAATGCTCCTGCATCAGTGAAATTCGCAATTATCACAGTGAGCACATCCAGGTATGAGACCTATGGCAGTGTATCCAGGCCCCAGCTTGCTGATGACATATCAGGAACGGTCATGATAGACCTGATATCAGGTTCAGGTTTTGATGTAAAGACATATTCACTGCTGCCTGATGATGAGACCTTGATTGCCTGGCATGTCCGGGAACTGACAGGCACAGATATAGATGCAGACATGGGTGTGGATGTCGATGCTATCGTTATCAGTGGCGGCACCGGACTTGCGCCCGAAGACGTGACCCTGGAAGCGGTGGAACCACTTTTTGACAAGACCATTCCCGGTTTTGGCGAACTGTTCAGGCTGAAAAGCCTGGAAGACGTAGGGACTGCTGCTATGCTCTCCAGGGCATCTGCCGGGATTGTGGGTAGATGCGTGGTATTCTGTTTACCCGGATCACCGGCAGCGGTAGAGCTTGCCTTAAAGGAGTTGATTATTCCCGAGGCACCCCATATTATCAAGCACATTTGA
- a CDS encoding pyruvate formate lyase-activating protein, with protein sequence MQIIAIDVGMGTQDILLYDDAQHIENNIKMVLPSQTRIIAQRISHATGAGHDIFLTGTTMGGGPSGKAIREHIKTGLKVYARPDAALTLHDNLEKVTQMGVTLVGEEESVPGGAEQIEMCDVDTHALGTALELFETQLPRDFAVAVQDHGEAPDMSNRVFRFRHFRELLKQGGELERFAHLNKVPPHLSRMQAVIETLKQPGNNVLLMDTGPAAICGALAGKSGDPVAVVNIGNGHTLAAVVAGNRMLALFEHHTRYVDAQKIDGLIRRLCDGELGFDDIFNDGGHGCYIQQAVGFLNIESVIVTGPNRQIMEDSALDVEFAAPHGDMMLTGCFGLVEMFGKNMEKTIVANDE encoded by the coding sequence ATGCAGATAATAGCTATTGACGTAGGAATGGGTACACAGGACATACTGCTGTATGACGATGCACAGCATATTGAGAATAATATCAAGATGGTGCTCCCCTCCCAGACCCGGATAATTGCACAGCGTATCAGCCATGCCACAGGCGCAGGGCATGATATCTTCCTCACTGGTACTACCATGGGCGGCGGTCCATCGGGCAAGGCCATACGTGAACATATCAAGACGGGGTTGAAAGTTTATGCCCGGCCGGATGCTGCCCTGACCCTGCACGATAACCTGGAGAAAGTGACGCAAATGGGTGTGACGCTGGTGGGCGAGGAGGAGTCTGTACCCGGGGGGGCAGAGCAGATCGAAATGTGCGATGTGGATACCCATGCCCTTGGCACAGCACTGGAGCTGTTCGAGACACAACTGCCCAGGGACTTCGCAGTGGCGGTCCAGGACCACGGTGAAGCTCCTGACATGAGCAATCGCGTGTTCAGGTTCCGGCATTTCAGGGAGCTGCTAAAGCAAGGCGGTGAACTGGAGCGCTTCGCCCATTTGAATAAGGTGCCCCCTCACCTTTCCAGGATGCAGGCAGTCATAGAGACCTTGAAACAGCCCGGGAATAATGTACTGCTCATGGATACGGGGCCTGCTGCCATTTGCGGGGCGCTGGCAGGCAAATCCGGCGACCCGGTAGCTGTAGTGAACATAGGCAACGGGCATACCCTGGCTGCCGTGGTGGCCGGGAACAGGATGCTGGCATTGTTCGAGCATCACACCCGGTATGTGGATGCACAAAAGATTGATGGACTTATCAGGCGGTTATGTGATGGAGAACTTGGTTTCGATGACATTTTCAACGATGGTGGGCATGGTTGTTATATCCAGCAGGCCGTGGGGTTCTTAAACATCGAATCAGTGATAGTGACAGGTCCCAACCGCCAGATCATGGAAGATTCGGCGCTTGATGTGGAATTTGCAGCACCTCACGGAGATATGATGCTTACCGGATGTTTCGGGCTTGTAGAAATGTTTGGGAAGAATATGGAAAAGACCATTGTTGCAAATGATGAGTAA